From Panicum hallii strain FIL2 chromosome 2, PHallii_v3.1, whole genome shotgun sequence, a single genomic window includes:
- the LOC112883455 gene encoding 60S ribosomal protein L7a-1: MAPKRGGKAPVPAKKKTEKVTNPLFEKRPKQFGIGGALPPKKDLHRFVKWPKVVRIQRQRRILKQRLKVPPALNQFTRTLDKNLATNLFKMLLRYRPEDKAAKKERLLKRAQAENEGKTVEAKKPIVVKYGLNHVTYLIEQNKAQLVVIAHDVDPIELVVWLPALCRKMEVPYCIVKGKARLGSIVHKKTASVLCLTTVKNEDKLEFSKILEAIKANFNDKFDEVRKKWGGGIMGSKSQAKTKAREKLLAKEAAQRMT, from the exons ATG GCCCCGAAGCGAGGTGGCAAGGCGCCGGTGCCGGCCAAGAAGAAAACA GAGAAGGTTACCAACCCGCTCTTCGAGAAGAGGCCGAAGCAGTTCGGTATCGGCGGTGCCCTTCCACCCAAGAAGGACCTGCACCGGTTCGTCAAGTGGCCCAAGGTCGTGCGTATCCAGCGCCAGCGCCGCATTCTCAAGCAGCGCCTCAAGGTGCCGCCGGCGCTCAACCAGTTTACCCGTACCCTCGACAAGAACCTTG CTACCAACCTGTTTAAGATGCTTCTGAGGTACCGCCCTGAGGACAAGGCTGCCAAGAAGGAGAGGCTTTTGAAGAGGGCTCAGGCTGAGAATGAAGGGAAAACCGTTGAAGCTAAGAAACCAATTGTTGTGAAGTATGGCCTTAACCATGTGACCTACCTCATTGAGCAG AACAAGGCCCAGCTTGTTGTCATCGCTCATGATGTGGATCCGATTGAGCTTGTTGTGTGGCTTCCGGCCCTGTGCAGGAAGATGGAGGTCCCTTACTGCATTGTTAAAGGAAAGGCTCGCCTTGGATCG ATTGTTCACAAGAAGACCGCATCCGTGCTGTGCCTTACCACTGTCAAGAATGAGGACAAGCTTGAGTTCAGCAAGATCTTGGAGGCAATTAAG GCAAACTTCAACGACAAGTTCGACGAGGtcaggaagaagtggggaggcGGCATCATGGGCTCCAAGTCACAGGCCAAGACCAAGGCCAGGGAAAAGCTGCTCGCTAAGGAGGCCGCCCAGCGGATGACCTAG
- the LOC112879344 gene encoding indole-3-acetic acid-induced protein ARG7-like, translating into MVEKKLPAAALEKGRKPGLITKTLDRCRSARRGKQQPPPPEGCCTVCVGAGRQRFAVRTECVNHPLFRALLEEAEEAFGYAAAGPLTLPCDADAFVRVLEQIEEEEAAAGEAAAAVARCGLARGHSAYRLLAPGRQLLVGRS; encoded by the coding sequence ATGGTCGAGAAGAAGCTGCCCGCGGCGGCTCTGGAGAAAGGGAGGAAGCCGGGGCTCATCACGAAGACGCTGGACCGGTGCCGGAGCGCGCGGAGGGGcaagcagcagccgccgccgccggagggcTGCTGCACGGTGTGCGTCGGCGCGGGGCGGCAGCGGTTCGCGGTCCGGACCGAGTGCGTCAACCACCCGCTGTTCCGGGCGCtgctggaggaggccgaggaggCGTTCGGGTACGCGGCCGCGGGCCCGCTCACGCTGCCGTGCGACGCCGACGCCTTCGTGCGGGTGCTGGAGCagatcgaggaggaggaggccgccgccggcgaggcggcggcggccgtggcaagGTGCGGCCTCGCCAGGGGCCACTCCGCGTACCGGCTGCTCGCCCCAGGCCGGCAGCTCCTCGTCGGCCGGTCGTAG